A window of the SAR202 cluster bacterium genome harbors these coding sequences:
- a CDS encoding serine hydrolase — protein MGVIMERIYYGQMVSPKASWEMLEMLKDCQARTKIPGRLKPDVVVAHKIGGSNRVQGDVGIVLLPSGPLVISAFALANDIKTGAGVQLIAELSRMAVEAFSPESVERK, from the coding sequence ATGGGCGTCATAATGGAGCGCATATACTATGGCCAGATGGTGAGTCCGAAGGCATCGTGGGAGATGCTTGAGATGCTGAAGGACTGCCAGGCCCGGACGAAGATCCCGGGCCGGCTGAAGCCTGACGTTGTTGTGGCGCACAAGATCGGCGGCAGCAATCGCGTCCAGGGTGATGTGGGCATCGTCCTCCTGCCCTCCGGCCCGCTCGTCATTTCGGCTTTCGCGCTGGCGAACGATATCAAGACCGGCGCCGGAGTTCAGCTTATTGCTGAGCTGAGCAGGATGGCGGTGGAGGCGTTCTCGCCGGAAAGTGTGGAAAGAAAGTAG